Proteins encoded by one window of Rhodamnia argentea isolate NSW1041297 chromosome 6, ASM2092103v1, whole genome shotgun sequence:
- the LOC115741539 gene encoding serine/threonine protein phosphatase 2A 55 kDa regulatory subunit B beta isoform-like isoform X2 has product MNPPSTGGSGAPPLEWKLCQVFGERSPAEEVPGDDVISSVEFDKTGNHLAVGDRGGRVIMFKRKDGKDITHASNQRHLRSQLERLDSGFTWQPEYQYMTEFQSHEPEFDYLKSLEIEEKINKVKWCPMPNGSLFMLSTNDKTIKLWKVKERKMKKVREKHLNPYICPENAVLAERSYLSDQENINFDNGYHAELTEKIALQKLPLHELPGIADNSDDAFARCRKIYARAHDFNINSVSNNSDGETFISADDLRINLWNMEISSQCFNIVDIKPTNMEDLTEVITSAQFHPVHCNLLAYSSSRGFIRLVDMRQSAICDHSARILQDGEQCGSKSFFTEIIASISDIKFAADGRYLMSRDYLNLKLWDLHMGSKPVATFKVHEHLHTRLSDLYDNDSIFDKFDCCLSGDGLHFATGSYSYLLRIFSQGFGSEEGVTVGSRKNPSRLSLPAAPRSRRSSISNLARGFYRQAHENSSSFAIDTPCDLKQKLLHLAWHPTENLIACAAGSSLFMYCA; this is encoded by the exons ATGAATCCTCCGAGTACCGGCGGCTCGGGTGCGCCGCCTCTGGAGTGGAAGCTCTGCCAGGTGTTCGGCGAGCGATCTCCCGCAGAGGAAGTTCCCGGCG ATGACGTCATATCTTCGGTTGAGTTCGATAAGACCGGGAATCACCTTGCTGTCGGCGACCGTGGTGGCCGTGTCATCATGTTCAAGAGAAAGGACGGAAAAGAT ATTACTCATGCTTCGAATCAGCGCCATCTTCGGAGTCAGTTGGAGCGGTTGGATTCTGGCTTCACATGGCAGCCCGAGTATCAGTACATGACTGAATTTCAGAGTCACGAGCCTGAG TTCGATTATTTGAAGAGCCtggaaattgaagagaaaatcaATAAAGTTAAATGGTGTCCAATGCCCAATGGATCCCTTTTCATGCTTTCGACCAATGACAAGACGATTAAACTCTGGAAG GTAAAGGAACGTAAGATGAAGAAAGTGAGAGAAAAGCATCTCAATCCATATATTTGTCCAGAGAATGCAGTATTGGCAGAAAGAAGTTACTTGAGTGATCAAGAGAATATTAATTTTGACAATGGCTATCATGCTGAATTGACAGAGAAAATAGCTCTGCAAAAGTTGCCTCTGCATGAACTTCCGGGG ATTGCTGATAATAGCGATGATGCTTTTGCACGATGCCGAAAGATTTACGCTCGTGCTCATGATTTCAACATAAACTCAGTTTCGAATAACAG TGATGGCGAGACCTTTATTTCTGCTGATGACCTTAGAATTAATTTGTGGAACATGGAGATCAGTAGTCAATGTTTCAATATAGTTGACATAAAACCAACGAATATGGAGGATTTGACTG AGGTGATAACTTCAGCTCAGTTCCATCCGGTTCACTGTAATCTGCTTGCTTACAGCAGTTCAAGAGGTTTTATCCGTTTAGTTGATATGCGGCAATCAGCCATATGTGATCATAGTGCAAGGAT CTTACAGGATGGAGAACAGTGTGGttctaaatcatttttcacAGAGATCATTGCATCAATCTCAGACATAAAATTTGCAGCTGATGGCCGGTACCTTATGAGTCGTGATTACTTAAACTTAAAG CTTTGGGATTTGCATATGGGTTCTAAACCAGTTGCAACATTCAAAGTTCATGAGCATCTTCACACAAGG CTGTCTGATTTGTATGACAATGACTCCATATTCGATAAATTTGACTGCTGCCTAAGTGGAGACGGGCTTCATTTTGCCACTGGTTCATATAG CTATCTCCTACGCATTTTTTCTCAAGGTTTTGGGAGTGAAGAAGGGGTCACGGTTGGTTCTCGTAAAAATCCGAGCAGGTTG TCTCTGCCTGCTGCTCCAAGGTCGAGGAGGTCATCAATAAGCAACTTAGCGCGTGGGTTTTACCGGCAAG CGCACGAAAATTCGAGCTCATTTGCCATTGATACTCCTTGTGACCTGAAGCAGAAGTTGCTGCATTTGGCATGGCATCCAACTGAAAATCTGATTGCTTGCGCTGCTGGCAGCAGCCTGTTCATGTACTGTGCATGA
- the LOC115741539 gene encoding serine/threonine protein phosphatase 2A 55 kDa regulatory subunit B beta isoform-like isoform X1, which produces MNPPSTGGSGAPPLEWKLCQVFGERSPAEEVPGDDVISSVEFDKTGNHLAVGDRGGRVIMFKRKDGKDITHASNQRHLRSQLERLDSGFTWQPEYQYMTEFQSHEPEFDYLKSLEIEEKINKVKWCPMPNGSLFMLSTNDKTIKLWKVKERKMKKVREKHLNPYICPENAVLAERSYLSDQENINFDNGYHAELTEKIALQKLPLHELPGIADNSDDAFARCRKIYARAHDFNINSVSNNSDGETFISADDLRINLWNMEISSQCFNIVDIKPTNMEDLTEVITSAQFHPVHCNLLAYSSSRGFIRLVDMRQSAICDHSARILQDGEQCGSKSFFTEIIASISDIKFAADGRYLMSRDYLNLKLWDLHMGSKPVATFKVHEHLHTRLSDLYDNDSIFDKFDCCLSGDGLHFATGSYSYLLRIFSQGFGSEEGVTVGSRKNPSRSSLPAAPRSRRSSISNLARGFYRQAHENSSSFAIDTPCDLKQKLLHLAWHPTENLIACAAGSSLFMYCA; this is translated from the exons ATGAATCCTCCGAGTACCGGCGGCTCGGGTGCGCCGCCTCTGGAGTGGAAGCTCTGCCAGGTGTTCGGCGAGCGATCTCCCGCAGAGGAAGTTCCCGGCG ATGACGTCATATCTTCGGTTGAGTTCGATAAGACCGGGAATCACCTTGCTGTCGGCGACCGTGGTGGCCGTGTCATCATGTTCAAGAGAAAGGACGGAAAAGAT ATTACTCATGCTTCGAATCAGCGCCATCTTCGGAGTCAGTTGGAGCGGTTGGATTCTGGCTTCACATGGCAGCCCGAGTATCAGTACATGACTGAATTTCAGAGTCACGAGCCTGAG TTCGATTATTTGAAGAGCCtggaaattgaagagaaaatcaATAAAGTTAAATGGTGTCCAATGCCCAATGGATCCCTTTTCATGCTTTCGACCAATGACAAGACGATTAAACTCTGGAAG GTAAAGGAACGTAAGATGAAGAAAGTGAGAGAAAAGCATCTCAATCCATATATTTGTCCAGAGAATGCAGTATTGGCAGAAAGAAGTTACTTGAGTGATCAAGAGAATATTAATTTTGACAATGGCTATCATGCTGAATTGACAGAGAAAATAGCTCTGCAAAAGTTGCCTCTGCATGAACTTCCGGGG ATTGCTGATAATAGCGATGATGCTTTTGCACGATGCCGAAAGATTTACGCTCGTGCTCATGATTTCAACATAAACTCAGTTTCGAATAACAG TGATGGCGAGACCTTTATTTCTGCTGATGACCTTAGAATTAATTTGTGGAACATGGAGATCAGTAGTCAATGTTTCAATATAGTTGACATAAAACCAACGAATATGGAGGATTTGACTG AGGTGATAACTTCAGCTCAGTTCCATCCGGTTCACTGTAATCTGCTTGCTTACAGCAGTTCAAGAGGTTTTATCCGTTTAGTTGATATGCGGCAATCAGCCATATGTGATCATAGTGCAAGGAT CTTACAGGATGGAGAACAGTGTGGttctaaatcatttttcacAGAGATCATTGCATCAATCTCAGACATAAAATTTGCAGCTGATGGCCGGTACCTTATGAGTCGTGATTACTTAAACTTAAAG CTTTGGGATTTGCATATGGGTTCTAAACCAGTTGCAACATTCAAAGTTCATGAGCATCTTCACACAAGG CTGTCTGATTTGTATGACAATGACTCCATATTCGATAAATTTGACTGCTGCCTAAGTGGAGACGGGCTTCATTTTGCCACTGGTTCATATAG CTATCTCCTACGCATTTTTTCTCAAGGTTTTGGGAGTGAAGAAGGGGTCACGGTTGGTTCTCGTAAAAATCCGAGCAG GTCATCTCTGCCTGCTGCTCCAAGGTCGAGGAGGTCATCAATAAGCAACTTAGCGCGTGGGTTTTACCGGCAAG CGCACGAAAATTCGAGCTCATTTGCCATTGATACTCCTTGTGACCTGAAGCAGAAGTTGCTGCATTTGGCATGGCATCCAACTGAAAATCTGATTGCTTGCGCTGCTGGCAGCAGCCTGTTCATGTACTGTGCATGA
- the LOC115741539 gene encoding serine/threonine protein phosphatase 2A 55 kDa regulatory subunit B beta isoform-like isoform X3 produces the protein MNPPSTGGSGAPPLEWKLCQVFGERSPAEEVPGDDVISSVEFDKTGNHLAVGDRGGRVIMFKRKDGKDRHLRSQLERLDSGFTWQPEYQYMTEFQSHEPEFDYLKSLEIEEKINKVKWCPMPNGSLFMLSTNDKTIKLWKVKERKMKKVREKHLNPYICPENAVLAERSYLSDQENINFDNGYHAELTEKIALQKLPLHELPGIADNSDDAFARCRKIYARAHDFNINSVSNNSDGETFISADDLRINLWNMEISSQCFNIVDIKPTNMEDLTEVITSAQFHPVHCNLLAYSSSRGFIRLVDMRQSAICDHSARILQDGEQCGSKSFFTEIIASISDIKFAADGRYLMSRDYLNLKLWDLHMGSKPVATFKVHEHLHTRLSDLYDNDSIFDKFDCCLSGDGLHFATGSYSYLLRIFSQGFGSEEGVTVGSRKNPSSRSSLPAAPRSRRSSISNLARGFYRQAHENSSSFAIDTPCDLKQKLLHLAWHPTENLIACAAGSSLFMYCA, from the exons ATGAATCCTCCGAGTACCGGCGGCTCGGGTGCGCCGCCTCTGGAGTGGAAGCTCTGCCAGGTGTTCGGCGAGCGATCTCCCGCAGAGGAAGTTCCCGGCG ATGACGTCATATCTTCGGTTGAGTTCGATAAGACCGGGAATCACCTTGCTGTCGGCGACCGTGGTGGCCGTGTCATCATGTTCAAGAGAAAGGACGGAAAAGAT CGCCATCTTCGGAGTCAGTTGGAGCGGTTGGATTCTGGCTTCACATGGCAGCCCGAGTATCAGTACATGACTGAATTTCAGAGTCACGAGCCTGAG TTCGATTATTTGAAGAGCCtggaaattgaagagaaaatcaATAAAGTTAAATGGTGTCCAATGCCCAATGGATCCCTTTTCATGCTTTCGACCAATGACAAGACGATTAAACTCTGGAAG GTAAAGGAACGTAAGATGAAGAAAGTGAGAGAAAAGCATCTCAATCCATATATTTGTCCAGAGAATGCAGTATTGGCAGAAAGAAGTTACTTGAGTGATCAAGAGAATATTAATTTTGACAATGGCTATCATGCTGAATTGACAGAGAAAATAGCTCTGCAAAAGTTGCCTCTGCATGAACTTCCGGGG ATTGCTGATAATAGCGATGATGCTTTTGCACGATGCCGAAAGATTTACGCTCGTGCTCATGATTTCAACATAAACTCAGTTTCGAATAACAG TGATGGCGAGACCTTTATTTCTGCTGATGACCTTAGAATTAATTTGTGGAACATGGAGATCAGTAGTCAATGTTTCAATATAGTTGACATAAAACCAACGAATATGGAGGATTTGACTG AGGTGATAACTTCAGCTCAGTTCCATCCGGTTCACTGTAATCTGCTTGCTTACAGCAGTTCAAGAGGTTTTATCCGTTTAGTTGATATGCGGCAATCAGCCATATGTGATCATAGTGCAAGGAT CTTACAGGATGGAGAACAGTGTGGttctaaatcatttttcacAGAGATCATTGCATCAATCTCAGACATAAAATTTGCAGCTGATGGCCGGTACCTTATGAGTCGTGATTACTTAAACTTAAAG CTTTGGGATTTGCATATGGGTTCTAAACCAGTTGCAACATTCAAAGTTCATGAGCATCTTCACACAAGG CTGTCTGATTTGTATGACAATGACTCCATATTCGATAAATTTGACTGCTGCCTAAGTGGAGACGGGCTTCATTTTGCCACTGGTTCATATAG CTATCTCCTACGCATTTTTTCTCAAGGTTTTGGGAGTGAAGAAGGGGTCACGGTTGGTTCTCGTAAAAATCCGAGCAG CAGGTCATCTCTGCCTGCTGCTCCAAGGTCGAGGAGGTCATCAATAAGCAACTTAGCGCGTGGGTTTTACCGGCAAG CGCACGAAAATTCGAGCTCATTTGCCATTGATACTCCTTGTGACCTGAAGCAGAAGTTGCTGCATTTGGCATGGCATCCAACTGAAAATCTGATTGCTTGCGCTGCTGGCAGCAGCCTGTTCATGTACTGTGCATGA
- the LOC115741539 gene encoding serine/threonine protein phosphatase 2A 55 kDa regulatory subunit B beta isoform-like isoform X4: MNPPSTGGSGAPPLEWKLCQVFGERSPAEEVPGDDVISSVEFDKTGNHLAVGDRGGRVIMFKRKDGKDRHLRSQLERLDSGFTWQPEYQYMTEFQSHEPEFDYLKSLEIEEKINKVKWCPMPNGSLFMLSTNDKTIKLWKVKERKMKKVREKHLNPYICPENAVLAERSYLSDQENINFDNGYHAELTEKIALQKLPLHELPGIADNSDDAFARCRKIYARAHDFNINSVSNNSDGETFISADDLRINLWNMEISSQCFNIVDIKPTNMEDLTEVITSAQFHPVHCNLLAYSSSRGFIRLVDMRQSAICDHSARILQDGEQCGSKSFFTEIIASISDIKFAADGRYLMSRDYLNLKLWDLHMGSKPVATFKVHEHLHTRLSDLYDNDSIFDKFDCCLSGDGLHFATGSYSYLLRIFSQGFGSEEGVTVGSRKNPSRSSLPAAPRSRRSSISNLARGFYRQAHENSSSFAIDTPCDLKQKLLHLAWHPTENLIACAAGSSLFMYCA; the protein is encoded by the exons ATGAATCCTCCGAGTACCGGCGGCTCGGGTGCGCCGCCTCTGGAGTGGAAGCTCTGCCAGGTGTTCGGCGAGCGATCTCCCGCAGAGGAAGTTCCCGGCG ATGACGTCATATCTTCGGTTGAGTTCGATAAGACCGGGAATCACCTTGCTGTCGGCGACCGTGGTGGCCGTGTCATCATGTTCAAGAGAAAGGACGGAAAAGAT CGCCATCTTCGGAGTCAGTTGGAGCGGTTGGATTCTGGCTTCACATGGCAGCCCGAGTATCAGTACATGACTGAATTTCAGAGTCACGAGCCTGAG TTCGATTATTTGAAGAGCCtggaaattgaagagaaaatcaATAAAGTTAAATGGTGTCCAATGCCCAATGGATCCCTTTTCATGCTTTCGACCAATGACAAGACGATTAAACTCTGGAAG GTAAAGGAACGTAAGATGAAGAAAGTGAGAGAAAAGCATCTCAATCCATATATTTGTCCAGAGAATGCAGTATTGGCAGAAAGAAGTTACTTGAGTGATCAAGAGAATATTAATTTTGACAATGGCTATCATGCTGAATTGACAGAGAAAATAGCTCTGCAAAAGTTGCCTCTGCATGAACTTCCGGGG ATTGCTGATAATAGCGATGATGCTTTTGCACGATGCCGAAAGATTTACGCTCGTGCTCATGATTTCAACATAAACTCAGTTTCGAATAACAG TGATGGCGAGACCTTTATTTCTGCTGATGACCTTAGAATTAATTTGTGGAACATGGAGATCAGTAGTCAATGTTTCAATATAGTTGACATAAAACCAACGAATATGGAGGATTTGACTG AGGTGATAACTTCAGCTCAGTTCCATCCGGTTCACTGTAATCTGCTTGCTTACAGCAGTTCAAGAGGTTTTATCCGTTTAGTTGATATGCGGCAATCAGCCATATGTGATCATAGTGCAAGGAT CTTACAGGATGGAGAACAGTGTGGttctaaatcatttttcacAGAGATCATTGCATCAATCTCAGACATAAAATTTGCAGCTGATGGCCGGTACCTTATGAGTCGTGATTACTTAAACTTAAAG CTTTGGGATTTGCATATGGGTTCTAAACCAGTTGCAACATTCAAAGTTCATGAGCATCTTCACACAAGG CTGTCTGATTTGTATGACAATGACTCCATATTCGATAAATTTGACTGCTGCCTAAGTGGAGACGGGCTTCATTTTGCCACTGGTTCATATAG CTATCTCCTACGCATTTTTTCTCAAGGTTTTGGGAGTGAAGAAGGGGTCACGGTTGGTTCTCGTAAAAATCCGAGCAG GTCATCTCTGCCTGCTGCTCCAAGGTCGAGGAGGTCATCAATAAGCAACTTAGCGCGTGGGTTTTACCGGCAAG CGCACGAAAATTCGAGCTCATTTGCCATTGATACTCCTTGTGACCTGAAGCAGAAGTTGCTGCATTTGGCATGGCATCCAACTGAAAATCTGATTGCTTGCGCTGCTGGCAGCAGCCTGTTCATGTACTGTGCATGA